The following proteins are encoded in a genomic region of Dehalogenimonas sp. THU2:
- a CDS encoding CTP synthase: MAKYIFVTGGVVSSVGKGITVASIGTVLKSRGVRVSVQKLDPYLNVDPGTMSPYQHGEVFVTQDGAETDLDLGNYERFIDIDLSAESNVTSGQVYSAVIAKERRGDYLGGTIQVVPHLTGEIKARFHKLADKSGADVVLIEVGGTVGDIEGQPFLEAIRQMRKDVGRDNVLYIHVTLLPYIGPTQELKTKPTQHSVNELRRIGIQPDVIVCRSDVPISEGIRDKISLFCDVDREAVIFAPTVETIYEVPLVLESEGLGDFLVRRLSLPAGPAQLDAWREMIDCLKGACDPVRIALVGKYVELRDAYYSVREALAHAAMHHGRKVQIDWVQSEDLEKPGGERLLDHAQGIIVPGGFGDRGIEGMIKAAEYARIHKIPYFGLCLGLQIMVIEYGRNVIAAARANSTEFDAGTAHPVIDIMPEQKDICGKGGTMRLGNWPCQLKPGTLAEAAYGQALIYERHRHRFEFNNNYWEQYEAAGMTFSGLSPDRKLVEICELKDHPWMVACQFHPEFTSRPGKPQPLFRDFIGAAMGVLREGAQAALPLAT, encoded by the coding sequence ATGGCTAAGTATATTTTCGTAACCGGCGGCGTGGTAAGTTCCGTAGGCAAGGGTATTACCGTCGCCAGCATCGGCACCGTTCTCAAAAGCCGCGGCGTTCGTGTCTCGGTGCAGAAACTGGACCCCTATCTGAACGTAGATCCCGGCACCATGTCCCCCTACCAGCACGGTGAGGTATTCGTCACCCAGGACGGCGCCGAGACCGATCTGGATCTGGGCAACTACGAACGATTCATCGATATCGACCTCTCCGCTGAGTCCAACGTTACCTCCGGCCAGGTTTATTCCGCCGTCATCGCCAAGGAGCGCCGCGGCGATTACCTGGGCGGCACCATCCAGGTAGTGCCCCACCTGACCGGTGAGATCAAAGCCCGCTTCCACAAGCTGGCGGATAAATCCGGCGCCGACGTGGTGCTTATCGAGGTCGGCGGCACCGTCGGCGATATCGAGGGCCAGCCCTTCCTTGAAGCCATCCGCCAGATGCGCAAGGACGTCGGCCGAGACAACGTGCTTTATATACATGTGACCCTTTTACCTTATATCGGACCCACCCAGGAACTCAAGACCAAGCCGACGCAACACAGCGTCAACGAGCTCCGGCGCATCGGTATCCAGCCGGACGTCATCGTCTGCCGCTCCGATGTGCCCATCTCCGAGGGCATCCGGGACAAGATATCGCTCTTCTGCGACGTTGACCGTGAAGCCGTCATCTTTGCTCCCACCGTGGAAACTATCTACGAAGTACCGCTCGTGCTTGAGTCCGAAGGTCTGGGTGATTTCCTGGTGCGGCGCCTTTCCCTGCCCGCCGGACCTGCACAGCTCGACGCCTGGCGTGAGATGATAGACTGCCTCAAAGGCGCCTGCGACCCGGTGCGCATCGCCCTGGTCGGCAAATACGTTGAATTACGGGACGCTTATTACTCGGTGCGTGAGGCGCTGGCCCATGCCGCCATGCATCATGGCCGTAAGGTACAGATAGACTGGGTTCAATCGGAAGACCTGGAAAAACCGGGCGGCGAACGGCTGCTGGATCACGCCCAGGGCATCATCGTACCCGGCGGCTTCGGCGACCGCGGCATCGAAGGCATGATCAAGGCCGCGGAGTACGCCCGCATTCACAAGATCCCATATTTCGGCCTGTGCCTGGGCCTTCAGATCATGGTCATCGAGTACGGCCGGAACGTCATCGCCGCCGCCCGCGCCAACTCCACGGAGTTCGACGCCGGCACCGCCCACCCGGTCATCGATATCATGCCCGAGCAGAAAGACATCTGCGGCAAGGGCGGCACCATGAGATTGGGCAACTGGCCCTGCCAGCTTAAACCCGGCACCCTGGCCGAGGCAGCCTACGGGCAGGCCTTGATTTACGAACGCCACCGCCACCGCTTCGAGTTCAACAACAACTACTGGGAGCAGTACGAAGCGGCGGGCATGACCTTCTCCGGCCTGTCGCCGGATCGCAAGCTGGTGGAGATCTGCGAACTCAAGGATCACCCGTGGATGGTGGCCTGCCAGTTCCACCCGGAATTCACCTCCCGCCCCGGCAAACCGCAGCCCCTCTTCAGGGATTTTATCGGAGCCGCGATGGGGGTGCTCAGGGAAGGCGCACAAGCCGCGCTACCGTTGGCGACGTAA
- the rho gene encoding transcription termination factor Rho, with protein MTEIDPNNTTESEPIAEAQPQAFAPAPAFVQAPTPPPPPPPPLGLSTLETMSREDLLDLAKRMKLTGVTGAKKQEIVLRLLQASTEQQGNIFCSGILEIMPDGYGFLRQASLLPSPSDIYVSQSQVRRFGLRTGDMVIGQSRHAKPGEKYYSLLRVEAINDLNPEAAKRRPYFGSLTPTFPDRLINLETDTNMLSTRLINLVSPIGRGQRGMVVSPPKAGKTMLLKNIANATTVNYNDIHLMVVLIGERPEEVTDMRRSVKGEVMAATFDEAVENQTRVAELALERAKRMVESGKDVFILLDGITRLTRAYNLAMPPSGRTLSGGLDPVALHPAKKFFGAARNTAEGGSLTIIATCLVETGSRMDDLIYEEFKGTGNMELHLDRRLAERRVFPAIDIPRSGTRREELLIPEASFKQVQLLRRMVGIIADDSNNFAEVTERVLDKLKRSKNNAEFLTNLTREKA; from the coding sequence ATGACCGAAATTGATCCCAACAACACCACTGAATCGGAGCCTATCGCCGAAGCCCAACCCCAGGCGTTCGCACCTGCTCCCGCGTTCGTCCAGGCGCCAACTCCGCCCCCACCCCCCCCACCTCCGCTCGGCCTTTCGACGCTTGAAACCATGAGCCGTGAGGATCTTCTGGATCTGGCTAAGCGCATGAAGCTGACCGGCGTCACCGGCGCCAAGAAGCAGGAGATCGTACTGCGGCTTTTGCAGGCTTCCACGGAACAGCAGGGTAACATCTTCTGCTCCGGCATCCTGGAGATCATGCCAGACGGTTACGGCTTCCTGCGCCAGGCGTCGCTGCTGCCCTCGCCTTCAGATATTTATGTCTCCCAGTCCCAGGTCCGCCGCTTCGGCCTGCGCACCGGCGATATGGTCATCGGCCAGTCGCGCCACGCCAAGCCGGGTGAGAAATATTACAGCCTGCTGCGGGTAGAAGCCATCAACGACCTGAATCCGGAAGCTGCCAAGCGCCGCCCGTACTTCGGCTCGCTGACGCCCACCTTCCCCGACCGCCTGATAAACCTGGAAACCGACACCAACATGCTTTCCACCCGCCTGATAAACCTGGTTTCCCCCATCGGCCGCGGCCAGCGCGGCATGGTCGTCTCACCGCCCAAGGCCGGCAAGACGATGCTCCTCAAGAACATCGCCAACGCCACCACAGTCAATTACAACGATATCCACCTGATGGTCGTCCTCATCGGCGAGCGCCCGGAAGAGGTCACGGACATGCGCCGCTCCGTCAAGGGAGAGGTCATGGCCGCCACCTTCGACGAGGCCGTGGAGAACCAGACCCGTGTCGCGGAACTGGCTCTTGAGCGCGCCAAGCGCATGGTGGAAAGCGGCAAGGACGTTTTCATCCTATTGGACGGCATCACCCGCCTCACCCGCGCCTACAACCTGGCTATGCCGCCCTCCGGCCGCACCCTTTCGGGCGGCCTGGATCCCGTCGCCCTGCATCCGGCCAAGAAGTTCTTCGGCGCCGCCCGCAACACCGCGGAAGGCGGTTCATTGACCATCATCGCCACCTGCCTGGTGGAGACCGGCTCCCGCATGGATGACCTCATCTATGAGGAGTTCAAGGGCACCGGCAACATGGAGCTGCACCTGGACCGCCGCCTGGCCGAACGCCGCGTCTTCCCGGCCATCGATATCCCCCGCTCCGGCACCCGCCGCGAGGAACTGCTCATCCCGGAGGCTTCTTTCAAGCAGGTCCAGCTCCTGCGCCGCAT
- the fsa gene encoding fructose-6-phosphate aldolase, with the protein MRIFLDTAVIEEIKKGAAMGVVHGVTTNPTLVARAGHKDYKAVVREIAAILPEAAPISVEVVSETVADMVADGKRFYAWAPDNVIVKLPTNAEGLQATRELAKDGIQVNMTLCFSANQALLAAHAGVTYISPFLGRLDDIGHDGMQVVKDIIEIYDMYGFATEVIAASIRHPLHCIAAAKAGAHIATIPFKILEQMLKHPLTDKGIEQFAEDWAKSGATNT; encoded by the coding sequence ATGCGCATATTCTTAGATACTGCCGTAATAGAAGAGATTAAAAAAGGTGCCGCCATGGGCGTCGTTCACGGCGTGACCACCAACCCAACCCTCGTCGCTCGCGCCGGCCATAAGGATTATAAAGCCGTGGTCAGGGAGATCGCTGCCATCCTGCCGGAAGCCGCCCCCATCTCGGTGGAAGTCGTCTCCGAGACAGTGGCCGACATGGTCGCTGATGGCAAGCGTTTTTACGCCTGGGCGCCGGATAATGTGATCGTTAAGCTGCCCACCAACGCCGAGGGCCTCCAGGCTACCCGGGAACTGGCCAAGGACGGTATCCAGGTCAATATGACACTGTGTTTTTCCGCCAACCAGGCGCTCCTGGCTGCCCACGCTGGCGTGACCTACATCAGCCCTTTCCTCGGCCGCCTTGACGATATCGGCCATGACGGCATGCAGGTTGTCAAAGACATCATCGAGATATATGATATGTATGGCTTCGCGACAGAAGTCATCGCCGCCAGCATCCGTCACCCCCTGCACTGCATCGCCGCCGCCAAAGCCGGCGCCCACATCGCCACTATCCCTTTCAAGATACTGGAACAGATGCTGAAGCACCCCCTGACGGACAAAGGCATCGAGCAGTTCGCGGAGGATTGGGCCAAGAGCGGGGCTACGAACACTTAA